CGAGTGGCTCAGCCAATGCAGGCTAGGGTCTATACCTCGACATTGCAGTTTCAAGGCATAGCCACGTGATTAGATAGCCATGACCAGCAGTCTTTAGCAGCCAGACAAAATTGACTATACCCCCAACAATGCAATGCGGGGTTAGGTCGGCCAGGCTTCCTTGGGTTACCAAAACATTGGCTCCTCCCACTGACCATTAGTCAGGTGCCTACAGACAAACTGTCATCAGTATGATACCTGTGCTATCTCTTGTATAGCACTGTGTGGCCTACTGTGTAGAAAGTAGTCACTGGCTCATAGGTCAGTACACTGGGGTCCACATGCTGCCGGGCTCCTTGCATGGGTGCCAGTGGTACAGCAGTGACTCAAGAGGCACAATTGGCGATTCCATGTTggggagggaggaaaaaaataaattaaaaaataaagtcaaaAGAAGTGTTTTTAGTCTCCTCCACTTCAAGCTCACAAGCCTCCACTGAGATATTTGTATTACATAAACATGTCCAGTCTACATAATGTGCAAAAATGATAGACAATTTATATGTCCCCAATAAAATGCATCTCATTAACACAGTTGCTCTTAGAATTAATCTGAACTTAAAATACTCAAACAGAATACTGTTTTGGGATTGATCACAAGGATGGTCTAGAAAAGGGGTGGGAAATTCTAGGttagtgtgtatgcaggttttcatcaaTTATCCTGGCCAGTATAGACCAACACTGGTCCCCtcatagattagatcacagtaaatgttttatatagagACACAACATCCACTCTCATTCATGGGCTGATcgagaaatgtagctaaaatgtcaggtGGTGTAAATTCTAGGGCTAATaaataattaaggccagaagtcgACATGAAAACCAGCAACAGATATAACCCTCGTTGCCCACCTCTGGTCTAGAATGAGTGCAACAATCTCCTCGAAAGACAAAAACTCAACAAATGACTTCATATACCTTCACAGGACTAAATTCCAATCACAGGAAGTACACATTGTCCATGGAAGGGCTCCAGGAAAAGGTGTGTTATTAGAAAGACCAAGCTGTTACGTTCAGTAAGACTTGAAATATTCTTTAATTTGTAGTCCTCAGATTCCCTTAATAGTAATTCTTAGGCGCCTTCCTGTAATGCTGCTGACTATTCATGACTGATCCATAGCTGCCTCTATACTGTTGGCTGATTCAATGTCCATTGGCTcttcattgttttttaaattaattccaTTTGTGCCGGCTCCTGCAGACATCTCCTGATTTTCCAGGTTTATTACAACATGGCTCTGTACTGACACATCTGAATCTTTACTTTCATCTTTCCCAGTCGTGTCTTCAGTTcttacattttctgtgtttttaccTGTACTGGACGGGTCAGTCCTGGGTTGTTTTTCTGATGGCCTTTCTCCAGCAGTAGATGAAATCTTCTCAGCTCCTTCTGTGGCTGCATTTTTTGGGCTGTCACACTGCTTATGATCACTGGAATCTGGGCTGCCAGCAGTGGCAACTGCGGTAGCATGACCTTGGCCATTGGGAAGCCCCTCAAGCGAGCCACAGCAAGGCTTCAAAGTAACTTCTTCCCGTTTCTTCTTGGCTGGTTTCTCAGAGCAGACCATTGCTTCCTCAGATTGTTTGCCATTGGCTAATTTCTGTTGGCACTGGGTACTATCCTCAGTCTGACTGCCTTCTTTGAGTTGATCATCAGGTTCTGCCTCAGTTTTCGCCGGGACGGGTTCAGAGATGCCGGAGTCATCCGTCTCCCCATTACCCAAGGCCTCAGGATCAACAGTGGACCCCACTGAATCACGATCAACCGACGACTCAAGAAGTGGTATTTGTGAGTCAACTTCAGTCAGTGTTTGCATTTCAGCGCTGTCATCAGTGGACTTATTCTCCTTTGGAGCACTTCCTGCCTCGCTGTCCTTCGCCTTGTTCTTCAGACGACCTTCCTCTGGGACTCCGCTCTCTCCATTGCCAGCTGATTCCGCCTTCTTCTCAGATTTCTTCCTGAGGCGCTTCTGGATCTTTCTAGGACACCACACAAACTTGTCTTTGGGTTCATAATTCTGATAAGCAAACTTGAGCAGTTTTCTCCGCTCTCTCTTGTCCCTCACGGCAAACAGGAAGTAGTCCAGCACACTTCGCTTAACACTGCTTAGGTTTTTGCGGACCAGTGTCTCTTCCAAAAAGAAGCGAACCAGTGGGGCCTGATAATGCTCAAACCCCAGCTCCCCCATGCTCTTCAGAATACGAGTGATACGTAGGTTATTGTGCATGTTTCTGCAAATGAAATAAGCACAAAAAACAGAATTTGTAAGAACATGGTTGCCAACTGCCTTGCCTGATGCAACTTCAAACATATACCAGGCCATCATAAATATAAAAGGCATGTCTGCCAGTTGTCAAATAAAATGGACTATTGCACTGACCGTTCAAGGTTTGCGAATCGCTCCCTCCAGTTTTCAGCACGTTTGACCTCTCCTGTCTCTTTGTTGAGTAACTGAATGCCATAGAAGCCCAGCATGAGCTCATAGGATTCCACCAGCCTCTGTTTTGCCTCATCATTTTCACGAAACACCTGTGGAGATGAAGGACCAGGGTATCAGTATGCCCAGAAAACTTCAGAGTCCTTGCTTGACGATTCTGGTCATTTACCAACCTGGATTTCCTTCTTTGTAAGTTCACTGGCCATGTAATTCACCCCTGGTTCTCGCAGAGGAAACAACCTGAGAACAGATTTCTTTCTGaattacaaaacacacacacagtaaaatagcTTCGAAGACGTGTTGTCAACCCACCAAAATAATTGAGAAGACTTTACATAAATGTCTTACCACTGAATGTAGGAATGGACTCTTTCTAATCTTTTATAATCAGTCTTCCATTCTTTATGAAATACCTCAATTGAGACATCTAAATAAGAAAAGAAGAATGAGAGATTGACGCTATTTAATATTATaacagaaatgtttcttttgTAATAAACACATTAAATTAGCATATATTAAGTGACATACCATCAGGGGAAGAAGCAATTTCATTCAGATAAAATTTCAAATTGGTCATTCGCTCCTCAGGGCACTCTTCTTCATTTATATTCTAATAAGAAGCAGAAACATGTCACAATCTTTCTGCACACTTTTCAAAAATGACTAAAGCAAGGTTGTAATGTTCCTTAATGTTACATAATTTACTTACTGGATATCCATGCCTATAGTTTTGCATGTCTCTTGCAGCACGTAGGTTTCTTGAAGATGTATTCGACCActagaaaaagagagaaaacacaaagATCACAAACTACTAATGAAAAGATGATTCACACTGGATGTTGTGAACATATCCCAATATGGAtctatttataaaatattcataaCAAACTTTACATGAATATGGTTCATACTCAATTCAGATGgagatttaattaattaattaattaattaattaattaattcattcattatcctaacccgcttatcctgaacagggtcgcaggggggctggagcctatcccagcatacattgggcgaaaggcaggaatacaccctggacaggcgccagtccatcgcagggcacacacacacacacgcatacactcataactatgggcaatttagactctccaatcagcctaacctgcatgtctggaccgtgggaggaaaccggagtacccggaggaaacccacgcaaacacggggtgaacatgcaaactccacagagagaggccctggccgacgaggattcaaacccaggacctccttgctgtgaggcggcagtgctacccactgcaccatccgtgccgccatggaGATTTTAAATTATACAATTTGTATCATTCAATTTTGACATATATTTTAGTAGTGGGAGTACCACACAAGCATTCATATGAACATGCAAACCAATTTTCAGCCATACTTTCATTCTAACTGGTTAACACTGCTAACTGACctcaagcaaaaaaaataaaaaataaaaatcatatttgGCTTGgataaaaacaataaagaacatttttttttttctttagtttgGCAAGAATTTCAGACCTTTTGAGAGCAGTGGAATATGTTCCAAAAaaactttcagaaataatataCTTTCAAGGCCTTTGAGAACAACTCCTGAGGGTTCAACCTTGTTCATGGCAACTCTGAAAacaccaaaacaataaaatggtcATAGGCTACAAACTATCCAAATTGGTTCTAAATGTAAACggatataaataataaaattagcCCTCCGTTCACTTACTCATGATACATCTTCTAACTTTTCCAGCATAAAAAATTTGGTTTTCATGAAAAGTTACCCATACAATACTTCTGTGTTCCACAAAATAAAAGGTGCTGTACAAACACCAGCAGCACCGAGAGGGCATCGTCAGTTTCACTGTTTGCCCAGTTGAATGAGGTTTGgagagtaacaacaaaatgtgACCCACAACAAGTTCCACTGATATACTCATTCCAAACATTCCACTACCAAGCTGTTACATTTTTTCAGACCA
Above is a genomic segment from Conger conger chromosome 10, fConCon1.1, whole genome shotgun sequence containing:
- the ogfr gene encoding opioid growth factor receptor isoform X2, translating into MFTFWSNTSSRNLRAARDMQNYRHGYPNINEEECPEERMTNLKFYLNEIASSPDDVSIEVFHKEWKTDYKRLERVHSYIQWLFPLREPGVNYMASELTKKEIQVFRENDEAKQRLVESYELMLGFYGIQLLNKETGEVKRAENWRERFANLERNMHNNLRITRILKSMGELGFEHYQAPLVRFFLEETLVRKNLSSVKRSVLDYFLFAVRDKRERRKLLKFAYQNYEPKDKFVWCPRKIQKRLRKKSEKKAESAGNGESGVPEEGRLKNKAKDSEAGSAPKENKSTDDSAEMQTLTEVDSQIPLLESSVDRDSVGSTVDPEALGNGETDDSGISEPVPAKTEAEPDDQLKEGSQTEDSTQCQQKLANGKQSEEAMVCSEKPAKKKREEVTLKPCCGSLEGLPNGQGHATAVATAGSPDSSDHKQCDSPKNAATEGAEKISSTAGERPSEKQPRTDPSSTGKNTENVRTEDTTGKDESKDSDVSVQSHVVINLENQEMSAGAGTNGINLKNNEEPMDIESANSIEAAMDQS
- the ogfr gene encoding opioid growth factor receptor isoform X1, with protein sequence MEDDLVCEYDSTWDTESDGDDLGENITRRSSQDKTQKSWGFWSNTSSRNLRAARDMQNYRHGYPNINEEECPEERMTNLKFYLNEIASSPDDVSIEVFHKEWKTDYKRLERVHSYIQWLFPLREPGVNYMASELTKKEIQVFRENDEAKQRLVESYELMLGFYGIQLLNKETGEVKRAENWRERFANLERNMHNNLRITRILKSMGELGFEHYQAPLVRFFLEETLVRKNLSSVKRSVLDYFLFAVRDKRERRKLLKFAYQNYEPKDKFVWCPRKIQKRLRKKSEKKAESAGNGESGVPEEGRLKNKAKDSEAGSAPKENKSTDDSAEMQTLTEVDSQIPLLESSVDRDSVGSTVDPEALGNGETDDSGISEPVPAKTEAEPDDQLKEGSQTEDSTQCQQKLANGKQSEEAMVCSEKPAKKKREEVTLKPCCGSLEGLPNGQGHATAVATAGSPDSSDHKQCDSPKNAATEGAEKISSTAGERPSEKQPRTDPSSTGKNTENVRTEDTTGKDESKDSDVSVQSHVVINLENQEMSAGAGTNGINLKNNEEPMDIESANSIEAAMDQS